The sequence below is a genomic window from Proteus vulgaris.
TCAATGGTATTTTATTGCCTAAATTAGCACTAATTAAAATTTACCATTTACTAGATAATTTATTTTTCTAAGGTTTCTTATGATTATTGGAAATATAAGCAAAATTAAAAACTTAAATAAAATACTTTTTAATATTTTAAGCGAAAATTCATTATCAATGGAGTCATTAAAATTAGCTAATACAGGAACATATAGACCAGAAAACAAAGATTGGTTTTATATGATAACCTCAGAGAAACCAGGAAAACCAGAAGAAAAAATCGCAGAATTTCACCATAAATATATTGATATACAGATGGTGATTAGTGGATGTGAAGATATTTATTATAGTCTCAATGAAATTGATAAAATGGATATTATTGAAAAAGGTCCAGATCTTTTTTTCTTACCTAATCATGATAACAACCAAAAAGTGACTTTATTTGAAGGTGATTTTGCTGTTTTCTTTCCTAGTGAAGTACATAAACCAATGTGTATAGGTGCAAAAACATCTGATGTAATTAAAAAAGTCGTTGTAAAGATACCCGTTTAAACATCTGGATCAGATAAAAGTCCTCGCTCAATTTTGCAAGGACTTAATCTTTATCTTCCATATAATCTCAGAAATGGTCTCAAACAGGGCGCGTTTTATATAATATATCAATCCGCTTTTTGTCGTGCCTTTTCAGCACGTTTACGACGCATTTCTTTAGGATCAGCAATTAAAGGTCGATAAATTTCAATTCTATCGCCATCTCGCACATTATCGCTTAATTTTGTTGGCCGACTATAAATACCCACTTTATTTTTGGTCAAATCAATATCATTACAAATCGTTAAGATATTCGAAGCAATAATGGCTTGTTCAACCGTGTCCCCTAACGTTAGTTCAACAGGGATAAGATACTGCTTATCGGGTAACGCATAGGTTACCTCTACCCATATTTTAGTCACGATAGATCTCTTTCGCTCTGTGAGTAAACGCCTGAACCATATTGTTCGTTAAATCTTTAAAAATACGTCCAAAAGCCAACTCAATTAATTTATTAGTGAACTCAAAGTCTAGCTGAAATTCTATCTTACACGCATTATCATCAAGTGCGGTAAACACCCATCCCCCAGTTAATTTACGAAAGGGACCATCAACAAGACGCATATCAACACGCTCATTAGTCTTTAAAAAGTTATGGGTAGTAAATGTTTTACTAATTCCCGCTTTAGAGACATTTATTGATGCAATCATTTCTTCTGGTGTGCTTTTGATCAGTTTACTTCCAACGCATCCTGGTAGAAAATCAGGATAAGTAAGAACATCATTAACCAGTTTAAACATTTGCTCTGTGCTAAAAGGGACAAGAGCAGATCGACTAATCTGAGGCATAGTTATTCCTGTACGACAACACTGTGTGTGATCATATCATTGAACAGTGACTAATTAAAAATCTAATGGAATATAGCTTAAGTTTTATGCAATTGAAAAGAAAACAGTCGGTTAAATGATTTCTTTCTATTGCTCATACAGTATAATGTGGACATTATGACAAAGAAAAAATCACACAAACCTGGTTCTGCGACCATTGCGTTAAACAAACGTGCTCGCCATGAATATTTCATCGAAGATGAGATAGAAGCGGGCTTGGCGCTCCAAGGCTGGGAAGTTAAATCACTGCGTGCCGGTAAAGCAAACATCAGTGATAGCTATGTTATCATGCGTGATGGCGAAGCTTATCTTTTTGGTGCAACCATTACTCCTTTAAATGTTGCATCAAGCCATGTCGTTTGTGACCCGACTCGTACCCGTAAACTATTATTAAAGCAACGCGAATTAGATTCACTTTACGGTCAAATCAACCGTGATGGTTACACCGTTGTTGCTCTTTCTCTTTATTGGAAAAACGCTTGGTGCAAAATCAAAATTGGCGTTGCAAAGGGTAAGAAAGATCACGATAAACGCGATACCATTAAAGATCGTGAGTGGAAATTAGACAAAGCACGTATCATGAAAAATGCTAACCGCTAAATTGCGTTAAGTACTAGCAATTACAAGTATTTTTCTGATATACTCGCTTTCAACAACTTGGGGCTGATTCTGGATTCGACGGGATTTGCGAAACCCAAGGTGCATGCCGAGGGGCGGTTGGCCTCGTAAAAAGCCGCAAAAAAGATAGTCGCAAACGACAATCAGTACGAAGCACTAGCAGCTTAATAACCTGCTTAGAGCCCTCTCTCCCTAGCTTCCGCTCTTAAGACGGGGATCAAGAGAGGTCAAACCCAAAAGAGATCGCGTGGAGACCTAGCTTGGGGTCAAAGCGTTAAACTTAATCAAGCTAGCTTATTCATGGCGCGTCTGTCCGCAGTGGGTAAGTGAAATTAAAGATGGACTAAGCATGTAGTACCGAGGATGTAGAAATTTCGGACGCGGGTTCAACTCCCGCCAGCTCCACCAAAATTCTCCATCGGTGATTACCAGAGTCATCCGATGAAGTCCTAAGAGCCCGTACAGCGCAAGCCCTGCGGGCTTTTTTGTGTCTGCAATTTGTCCCGCGCAGTCTGATGTCACCTAATTAAATCCAATCATCTTAAGCACCTGTTACCGAATTTCTAAGCTGCCTATGAGGCAGTGAACTGGAATTATCCCCATGCCTAGGGAGACAGTGATTTCTAAGCTGCCTATGAGGCAGTGAACAGAAAGCCGATAAAAGCATGACGCTAGATACTTTTCTAAGCTGCCTATGAGGCAGTGAACAAATCAACATTCCTTCATCGTCATTGCACATATTTCTAAGCTGCCTATGAGGCAGTGAACTGGATCTAACTCCAATACGTCAAAATTAAAACTTTCTAAGCTGCCTATGAGGCAGTGAACTGGGGGATTTGCTATGATGACTATTTTGATGCTTTCTAAGCTGCCTATGAGGCAGTGAACGTAACTTTCTTAAAATGGTTCCTGCTCTTGCGTTTCTAAGCTGCCTATGAGGCAGTGAACTATTTTGATGCGGGAAGTGGTTTTGACGTCTATTTCTAAGCTGCCTATGAGGCAGTGAACACACTAACCATTCAGGCATTCATTATGGATATTTTCTAAGCTGCCTATGAGGCAGTGAACCAATGGGCGCTGCTGCCGCTGCCGCATCTATGTTTCTAAGCTGCCTATGAGGCAGTGAACTTCTTATCTCGTGGTTTTGAAGATGAACGCAATTTCTAAGCTGCCTATGAGGCAGTGAACTTTAGCATTATCACGAAAAAACAAGCTACAGCAAGGCGTTAGCAAGGTTTAACCTTTTTTACCTTATTAAAAACGCCTGCATATAGCTTGTTGTTTTTATTGTGATTTTTAAAGAGCAAAAAATAAAGGGTTTCACCATTGAATACTTAGGCTAAAACCAAGGTACAAAA
It includes:
- a CDS encoding YhcH/YjgK/YiaL family protein, whose amino-acid sequence is MIIGNISKIKNLNKILFNILSENSLSMESLKLANTGTYRPENKDWFYMITSEKPGKPEEKIAEFHHKYIDIQMVISGCEDIYYSLNEIDKMDIIEKGPDLFFLPNHDNNQKVTLFEGDFAVFFPSEVHKPMCIGAKTSDVIKKVVVKIPV
- a CDS encoding RnfH family protein; the encoded protein is MVTKIWVEVTYALPDKQYLIPVELTLGDTVEQAIIASNILTICNDIDLTKNKVGIYSRPTKLSDNVRDGDRIEIYRPLIADPKEMRRKRAEKARQKAD
- a CDS encoding SRPBCC family protein, yielding MPQISRSALVPFSTEQMFKLVNDVLTYPDFLPGCVGSKLIKSTPEEMIASINVSKAGISKTFTTHNFLKTNERVDMRLVDGPFRKLTGGWVFTALDDNACKIEFQLDFEFTNKLIELAFGRIFKDLTNNMVQAFTHRAKEIYRD
- the smpB gene encoding SsrA-binding protein SmpB encodes the protein MTKKKSHKPGSATIALNKRARHEYFIEDEIEAGLALQGWEVKSLRAGKANISDSYVIMRDGEAYLFGATITPLNVASSHVVCDPTRTRKLLLKQRELDSLYGQINRDGYTVVALSLYWKNAWCKIKIGVAKGKKDHDKRDTIKDREWKLDKARIMKNANR